The Nitrosopumilus cobalaminigenes genome contains a region encoding:
- a CDS encoding TrmB family transcriptional regulator — MAKETTQSSVFDSTPDSQMYEYKLSVEKVQSELLQYGLTSNQSKVFIYLGKYGSKTAPEVCKALKLPRTETYHLLSALQNKGVVSATFQHPIQFTALPLDKAIWILVNSEKERVKSLEQMEKGLSELWENIPAFDSMHEEVEEKFQMLQGSNQIHSKITEMTDSYNDEFLILGSEKDYLKLYHGDFLESFVKSKQQFRLLSACSDKTSYIFDDLERKNIKKLSKDIENHLCFILKDNGEMLFFTKNANSTEELFAMWTNSKSMVYSMKLLFESLWTSSKNIHL; from the coding sequence ATGGCAAAAGAAACAACTCAATCATCAGTATTTGACTCAACACCCGACTCACAAATGTACGAGTACAAGCTTTCTGTTGAAAAAGTACAATCAGAATTATTACAATATGGATTAACATCAAACCAGAGTAAGGTATTCATTTATCTTGGAAAGTATGGTTCAAAAACTGCTCCTGAAGTATGCAAAGCACTCAAACTCCCTAGAACTGAAACATATCATTTGTTATCTGCATTACAAAATAAAGGCGTTGTATCTGCAACATTCCAACATCCAATCCAATTTACAGCATTACCATTAGATAAGGCAATTTGGATTTTAGTCAATTCAGAAAAAGAACGAGTAAAATCATTAGAACAAATGGAAAAAGGATTATCTGAATTATGGGAAAACATTCCTGCTTTTGATTCAATGCATGAAGAGGTTGAAGAAAAATTCCAAATGCTTCAAGGCTCAAACCAAATTCATTCAAAAATCACTGAAATGACTGATAGTTACAATGATGAATTTTTAATTCTTGGTTCAGAAAAAGATTATCTCAAACTATATCACGGTGATTTCTTAGAATCATTTGTAAAATCTAAACAACAATTCAGATTACTAAGTGCATGTTCTGATAAAACATCATACATCTTTGATGATTTGGAAAGAAAGAATATCAAAAAGTTAAGCAAAGACATTGAAAATCATCTGTGCTTTATTCTCAAAGATAATGGTGAAATGTTGTTCTTTACAAAGAATGCAAATTCTACTGAAGAATTATTCGCTATGTGGACAAATTCAAAATCCATGGTGTATTCAATGAAATTACTATTTGAATCTCTATGGACTAGTTCCAAGAATATTCATTTGTAA
- a CDS encoding TIGR00300 family protein: protein MSKFSQEIEVGGHLIDSSILTKIFDKIMDLHGEFEVDEINIGKKKGDESFARLLITGKNQKHLDEILETVYRLGAVSKIQQQITLKKAPKNYVMPDNFYSTTNNHTNVFHKGKWIPVENMMMDKCIVVKGNRAFCVPVRDVKKNDQIIVGEKGIKITPPERPREGVNVFEFMGSSSSSERPTQHIAKKVADDIYNTKKNGGKIVIVGGPAIVHTGADDSVSELIRSGYIDGVLAGNALAVHDIEYATLGTSLGMNVHDATLAYHGHRNHMDTINAVFKAGSIANMVKSKKLTKGIMYECVKNKVPFVLAGSIRDDGPLPDVITDVAQAQREYKKVLKDASMVIMISTMLHSIATGNMLPANVKVIVVDISQPTVTKLMDRGTWQALGIVSDVGAFLPMVAQQIRRKK from the coding sequence ATGAGCAAATTTTCTCAAGAAATTGAGGTAGGAGGACATCTAATTGACTCTTCAATTTTGACTAAGATCTTTGATAAAATCATGGATTTGCATGGAGAATTCGAAGTTGATGAAATTAATATTGGTAAAAAGAAAGGAGACGAATCTTTTGCCAGATTATTAATTACAGGTAAAAATCAAAAGCATCTTGATGAGATTTTAGAAACAGTTTATCGATTAGGAGCAGTATCAAAAATTCAACAACAAATTACACTAAAAAAAGCACCAAAAAATTATGTAATGCCAGATAATTTTTACAGCACAACTAACAATCACACCAATGTATTTCATAAAGGAAAATGGATTCCAGTAGAAAATATGATGATGGACAAATGTATAGTTGTTAAAGGAAATAGAGCATTTTGTGTTCCAGTAAGGGATGTGAAAAAAAATGATCAAATTATTGTAGGAGAAAAAGGTATCAAAATCACACCCCCTGAACGTCCAAGAGAAGGAGTTAATGTCTTTGAATTCATGGGAAGTTCAAGCTCTAGTGAGAGACCAACTCAACACATTGCTAAAAAAGTTGCAGATGATATTTACAATACTAAAAAGAATGGCGGGAAAATTGTCATTGTCGGAGGGCCTGCAATTGTACATACGGGGGCGGATGATTCAGTATCAGAGTTAATTAGATCAGGATATATCGACGGGGTTTTAGCAGGAAATGCATTAGCAGTTCATGATATAGAGTATGCTACGCTAGGTACTTCACTTGGAATGAATGTTCATGATGCAACACTAGCATATCATGGTCATAGAAACCACATGGATACAATCAATGCAGTATTCAAAGCAGGTTCAATTGCCAATATGGTAAAATCAAAGAAACTAACTAAAGGAATAATGTATGAATGTGTAAAGAACAAAGTTCCATTTGTTTTGGCAGGTTCAATCAGAGATGACGGACCATTACCAGATGTAATTACAGATGTTGCTCAAGCCCAAAGAGAGTACAAAAAAGTACTAAAAGATGCCAGCATGGTGATTATGATTTCTACAATGCTTCATTCTATAGCTACTGGGAACATGTTACCTGCCAATGTCAAAGTTATCGTAGTAGACATTAGTCAACCAACGGTCACCAAACTCATGGATAGAGGCACATGGCAAGCATTAGGAATTGTATCTGATGTTGGTGCATTTTTACCAATGGTTGCACAACAAATTAGAAGAAAGAAATAA
- a CDS encoding hydrolase, whose protein sequence is MDENEKDQLIEAQKQVIGILFEVIKRLQENNDLDEEYFQILSNGAKNENRITEIQKERTENAKIVGRLLEQLEI, encoded by the coding sequence ATGGATGAGAATGAAAAAGACCAATTAATTGAGGCTCAAAAACAAGTAATTGGAATCTTGTTTGAGGTTATCAAAAGATTACAAGAAAATAATGACTTGGATGAAGAGTATTTTCAAATTTTATCAAATGGTGCAAAAAATGAAAACCGCATCACTGAGATTCAAAAGGAAAGAACAGAAAATGCAAAGATTGTTGGTAGATTACTAGAACAATTAGAAATTTAA
- a CDS encoding VOC family protein, whose protein sequence is MNIKKVGNVILAVKDIDKSLQFYHEIIGLPIKNQRRSWIDLGTTGALLSLHPASLTAQHVGDSIDSGITLGFLVGDVQSAVDELKEKGVTIHRDIIEKDAGKNAIILDPDGYLISLFEPIFDDKDQQTGGYQGFTPA, encoded by the coding sequence GTGAACATCAAAAAAGTAGGCAATGTAATTTTAGCAGTAAAAGACATTGACAAATCCCTACAATTTTACCATGAAATCATAGGTCTTCCAATTAAGAATCAAAGAAGATCCTGGATTGATTTGGGTACAACTGGTGCTTTATTGAGTTTACATCCCGCATCGTTAACAGCTCAACATGTTGGTGATTCTATTGATAGTGGAATTACTTTGGGATTTCTTGTTGGCGATGTTCAGTCTGCAGTTGACGAATTAAAAGAAAAAGGTGTCACAATACATCGTGATATTATTGAAAAAGATGCAGGAAAAAATGCGATCATTTTAGATCCTGACGGCTATCTTATTTCTTTATTCGAACCTATCTTTGATGATAAAGATCAACAAACAGGCGGATATCAAGGATTTACACCAGCTTAG
- a CDS encoding RAD55 family ATPase, producing the protein MDSTYSKVKTGIPGLDSVISGGLKPGRSVTVSGPPGSGKTTLGLQYLHSGAKDFDEPGIYVTMSQNIEEVKNDCKSYGWDFDDLISQDKILMIDARPFKIQDELIGKDDSLYRGEQLPFEHLTKLLLSSIKRIEAKRVVIDSVTILAMQYSDKFYMRQGLQGMVQALENFGVTSIVLSEYSENDKIPLEWFVTSGIIQLRHTRIEDTMERTIQVTKMRGIKHSEQIHPIDLNSDGLQLLHPRLMP; encoded by the coding sequence ATGGATTCTACATATTCTAAAGTGAAAACGGGAATACCTGGATTAGACTCTGTAATTTCTGGAGGACTAAAACCTGGAAGATCTGTGACTGTTTCAGGTCCTCCTGGAAGTGGGAAGACTACTTTGGGATTACAATATCTTCATTCTGGTGCTAAAGACTTTGATGAACCTGGTATCTATGTTACAATGTCTCAAAATATTGAAGAAGTAAAAAATGATTGTAAATCATATGGTTGGGATTTTGATGATTTAATCTCACAAGATAAAATTTTGATGATTGATGCTAGACCATTTAAAATTCAAGATGAATTGATTGGGAAAGATGATTCATTATACCGAGGAGAACAATTACCTTTTGAGCATTTGACTAAATTATTACTTAGTAGCATTAAACGCATTGAAGCAAAACGTGTTGTAATTGATTCAGTTACGATATTGGCTATGCAGTATTCGGACAAGTTTTACATGAGACAGGGATTGCAAGGAATGGTTCAGGCTCTAGAAAATTTTGGAGTAACAAGTATTGTTCTGTCAGAGTATTCTGAAAATGATAAAATTCCATTAGAGTGGTTTGTCACTTCAGGCATTATTCAACTTCGCCATACTAGAATAGAAGATACTATGGAGAGAACTATTCAAGTTACTAAAATGCGTGGAATAAAACACAGTGAACAAATTCACCCAATTGATCTAAATTCAGATGGGTTACAGTTGCTCCATCCTAGATTGATGCCGTGA
- a CDS encoding Lrp/AsnC ligand binding domain-containing protein: MVRAIILVKSPKKLIAARLKKITSVTDSFPTSGQFDAVAIIDVAELVEIKEVANQIQKISGVDRTETMVEVQ, from the coding sequence ATGGTAAGGGCAATCATTTTAGTTAAATCTCCTAAAAAACTAATAGCAGCTAGATTAAAAAAAATTACATCTGTCACGGATTCATTCCCAACTAGTGGTCAATTTGATGCAGTTGCAATAATTGATGTTGCAGAATTAGTAGAGATTAAAGAAGTTGCAAATCAGATTCAAAAAATCAGTGGGGTTGATAGAACTGAAACCATGGTTGAAGTGCAATGA
- a CDS encoding vWA domain-containing protein: MKETVQQIAHELFFEICGKKPIDIDMFFLEQQYFPKIDYEPRMTVFFPMPRAIQGLETIQGCAFSNLETYQSTIFSLFLSSVCHAAGHAKVTDFKKYKKWMVNKNKKRAYETFEFIEDIRVNEFLKKEFSEYHTEINKIQEYFTNIYEKKNLENVKKNSKKVFSNRFVSDIKIKREQLQEKILNLNSEEDEEFIKIADEVYESSNIISDFRLPFTDHYSHPKRIEKWIENINLSTEGKFLSIVERFNDVWFEQLKRRAKVRKKYGGITDDLEFDKIDFAPENIGEYLRLKNATHLFLKKMSSQMKMTPNVMDEGMPEDMGLLQMQAAIQAVAAQNNSIQIFEQDDYRRIEEEWAIVVDTSSSMRLKFDEMKKFAICLGEAANEVNSKNGKWGFFTFNNNFTIVKDHYENFDANSKSRIGGIEIKGFSFIADAVKLCSRILERENIERRYIFLITDGQALGTYEADKKMEEAVEAARKKGISVVAIGMPTGVTKIFSMCMPYEGLRKTVARFLGAYTMLAGDDL, translated from the coding sequence ATGAAAGAAACAGTGCAACAGATTGCACATGAATTATTCTTTGAGATTTGTGGAAAAAAACCAATTGATATAGACATGTTTTTTTTAGAACAACAGTATTTCCCAAAAATTGATTATGAACCAAGAATGACTGTATTTTTTCCAATGCCAAGGGCAATTCAAGGATTAGAAACTATACAAGGGTGTGCCTTTTCAAATTTAGAAACTTATCAATCTACAATTTTTTCATTATTTTTATCATCAGTGTGTCATGCAGCAGGTCATGCCAAAGTCACGGATTTTAAAAAATATAAAAAATGGATGGTAAATAAAAACAAAAAACGTGCATATGAAACATTTGAATTTATTGAAGATATACGAGTCAATGAATTTTTGAAAAAAGAATTCTCAGAGTATCATACAGAAATTAATAAAATTCAAGAATATTTTACAAATATTTATGAAAAAAAAAATTTAGAAAATGTCAAAAAAAATTCAAAAAAAGTATTTTCAAATAGATTTGTTTCAGACATTAAAATCAAAAGAGAGCAATTGCAAGAAAAGATTTTGAATCTAAATTCTGAAGAGGATGAAGAGTTTATTAAAATTGCAGATGAGGTTTATGAATCATCAAACATAATATCGGATTTTAGATTGCCATTTACTGATCACTATAGTCATCCAAAAAGAATTGAGAAATGGATTGAAAATATCAATTTGTCAACAGAGGGAAAGTTTCTGAGTATCGTTGAAAGATTCAATGATGTTTGGTTTGAACAACTAAAACGCCGAGCCAAAGTCAGAAAAAAATACGGTGGAATTACAGATGATTTAGAATTTGATAAAATAGATTTTGCTCCAGAGAATATTGGAGAGTACCTTAGACTGAAAAATGCAACCCACTTGTTTTTGAAGAAAATGTCATCACAAATGAAAATGACTCCAAATGTTATGGATGAAGGAATGCCTGAGGATATGGGATTATTACAAATGCAAGCTGCCATTCAAGCAGTTGCGGCTCAAAACAACAGTATTCAGATTTTTGAACAAGACGATTATAGAAGGATTGAGGAAGAATGGGCAATTGTGGTAGATACAAGCAGTAGTATGAGGCTAAAATTTGATGAAATGAAAAAATTTGCCATTTGTTTAGGAGAAGCTGCAAATGAAGTTAATTCAAAGAACGGAAAATGGGGATTTTTTACCTTTAACAATAATTTTACAATTGTAAAAGATCACTATGAGAATTTTGATGCAAATTCAAAGTCTCGAATCGGAGGAATTGAAATCAAAGGATTCTCATTTATTGCAGATGCAGTAAAGCTTTGTTCTAGAATTTTAGAAAGAGAAAACATTGAGAGAAGATACATCTTTTTGATTACAGATGGTCAAGCATTAGGAACGTATGAAGCAGATAAAAAAATGGAAGAGGCAGTAGAAGCAGCTAGGAAAAAAGGAATCAGTGTGGTGGCAATCGGAATGCCTACAGGAGTAACAAAGATTTTTTCAATGTGTATGCCTTATGAGGGATTAAGAAAAACAGTTGCAAGATTCCTGGGCGCATATACAATGCTTGCAGGAGATGATCTGTGA
- a CDS encoding AAA family ATPase, with protein METNKQLISSTNRSRINSDKVNLSVSISKIKKNTHELSKMYDFKKYMDSSDMNFPEEMDEMIPKDTPPYLDNGEHYVERIGRALKFFKQCALIGPSGTGKTHIVYLVAELAGLPMWEINCGLATSVFDLFGRYVGLGKENWIDGLITGWCRKGGILYLDEANMMKQDVATKLNPLLDQRGHMVLTEKDSEIIHRHKHAYMIISMNPVSSEFAGTKPINAAMRRRMSVWLNFDYMSVGDNIDEKEISMVSKKGGIPMVDAESIVKVGAKLRQEYKMGDLPYGPSVGDLVNWAKICSDGMSIMDGGNETLIPMTSDDPEVQDEVRHIVKKVLESQAAAKKKGVN; from the coding sequence TTGGAAACCAATAAACAACTTATTTCATCAACAAATCGCTCAAGAATTAATTCAGATAAAGTAAACCTTTCAGTTTCAATCTCAAAAATCAAAAAAAATACCCATGAATTATCAAAAATGTATGATTTTAAAAAATACATGGATTCATCTGACATGAATTTCCCTGAAGAAATGGATGAGATGATTCCAAAAGACACACCACCCTATTTGGACAATGGTGAGCATTATGTTGAAAGAATTGGGAGGGCTCTAAAATTTTTCAAACAATGTGCATTAATTGGTCCCAGTGGAACTGGAAAAACTCACATCGTGTACCTTGTAGCAGAACTAGCAGGGTTGCCAATGTGGGAAATTAACTGTGGTTTGGCAACATCTGTTTTTGATTTGTTTGGACGTTATGTTGGATTGGGAAAAGAAAATTGGATTGATGGTTTGATTACAGGATGGTGTAGAAAAGGAGGAATTCTATATCTGGACGAAGCAAACATGATGAAGCAAGATGTTGCTACAAAACTCAACCCATTGCTGGATCAAAGAGGTCATATGGTATTAACTGAAAAAGATAGTGAGATTATTCATAGACATAAACACGCTTACATGATAATTAGTATGAACCCTGTTTCATCAGAATTCGCAGGTACTAAACCAATCAATGCAGCAATGAGGAGAAGAATGAGTGTATGGTTAAACTTTGACTACATGAGTGTTGGGGACAATATTGATGAAAAAGAAATCAGCATGGTTTCAAAGAAAGGAGGCATCCCAATGGTTGATGCAGAAAGTATTGTAAAAGTAGGGGCCAAACTAAGACAAGAATACAAGATGGGGGATTTACCTTATGGTCCATCTGTAGGGGATTTGGTTAACTGGGCAAAGATTTGTTCTGATGGTATGTCCATAATGGATGGTGGAAATGAAACACTAATTCCAATGACCAGTGATGATCCAGAAGTGCAAGATGAAGTAAGGCACATCGTAAAAAAAGTTCTTGAAAGTCAAGCTGCTGCTAAAAAAAAAGGTGTAAACTAG
- a CDS encoding HD domain-containing protein — protein sequence MKEFFNAAANLKKIQRQGWIDKLSIENPESVADHSYSMAMMGMIISDTENYNSEKILKMILLHDLAESEIGDFIPGEIPIEEKNKLENNAFSKIIKTLPDNVKTEYETLWNDYQKKESSEAKIVHQLDRLEMAFQAKIYQNEGHSKEKLSTFFESAKKEIIHPKLKELFRNIIDEK from the coding sequence GTGAAGGAATTTTTCAATGCAGCTGCAAATTTAAAAAAAATTCAAAGGCAGGGATGGATAGATAAACTATCCATAGAAAATCCTGAATCAGTTGCTGATCATTCGTATTCTATGGCCATGATGGGTATGATTATTTCAGATACTGAAAATTACAATAGTGAAAAAATTCTCAAAATGATATTACTTCATGATTTGGCAGAATCAGAAATTGGAGATTTTATCCCTGGAGAAATTCCCATAGAAGAGAAAAATAAACTGGAAAATAATGCATTTTCTAAAATCATCAAGACATTACCAGATAACGTAAAAACAGAGTATGAGACACTATGGAATGATTATCAGAAAAAGGAATCATCAGAAGCAAAAATTGTTCATCAACTTGACAGATTAGAGATGGCCTTTCAAGCCAAAATATATCAAAATGAAGGCCATTCTAAAGAAAAACTGAGTACTTTTTTTGAATCAGCAAAAAAGGAAATTATCCATCCAAAATTAAAAGAATTATTTAGAAACATCATAGATGAAAAATAG
- a CDS encoding cob(I)yrinic acid a,c-diamide adenosyltransferase — MKIYTKTGDDGSTGLQGNYRIDKSHPRIISYGTVDEANATLGIVLTHSLDEDVKSLLTQIQNDLFLVGADLSNPNLNDTKNRVSLEMIENLETHIDKFETELPPLTNFILPGGDESAAQLHYVRTVVRRAESQTVLLSEKDEINSNCIKYLNRLSDLFFVMGRLINKRKNIPDVPWKI; from the coding sequence TTGAAAATATATACAAAAACTGGTGATGATGGCAGTACAGGATTACAAGGAAATTATAGGATTGACAAATCCCACCCTCGAATCATCTCGTATGGAACTGTAGATGAGGCAAATGCTACACTTGGAATTGTTTTAACACATTCTTTGGATGAAGATGTTAAATCACTATTAACGCAAATTCAAAATGATTTGTTTCTAGTAGGTGCAGACCTCTCAAATCCCAATCTTAATGATACTAAAAATAGGGTGTCATTAGAAATGATTGAAAATTTAGAGACTCATATTGATAAATTTGAAACTGAATTGCCCCCCTTAACTAACTTTATTTTACCGGGAGGTGATGAATCTGCTGCTCAACTGCATTATGTTCGAACTGTCGTTAGAAGAGCAGAATCTCAAACTGTACTATTAAGTGAAAAAGATGAAATCAATTCAAATTGTATTAAATATCTGAATCGACTATCTGACTTGTTTTTTGTTATGGGACGTTTGATCAATAAACGAAAAAATATACCGGATGTTCCTTGGAAAATTTAA
- a CDS encoding LamG-like jellyroll fold domain-containing protein: MSSHRGLSAVVGTVFLVAVVIGALSYVSYSLDVMGNFSESLIVEESRQRDKQAESFTIESIDVTDASKLGGVIKNTGEIPLELTTLWIDEQGVNDVVQKFTLNEEIAPGGTVDISSLVDYTMDSAKGYNMKVVSSRGEVNSFTVNSLADENVYMSLTATPSVIPSTFTSTLIYTVVNNMSNGNYLYNLTPVMNDTKQTLDVSSSGLTYDMLNGGKPTPESYESLGPGEVAIFTYEIQLTGETDGDLQLFNVTLANANEGNEALASVGISTVPLATDAGSALTSLGLTESDSDLTDVLYFHEDTTLSPNGEYTMDGSSPNADGETASPNGNTMSFISAPMTAETNVPIGGYNVTMTYYSSIVPLGFPEPSFAFMMDCFECGDTGDNEIADSMGAFGNQGMDSGGGHPEFFDTGGPDGDGYYHFDDDDDDYFWDEWGFGGSAADVGNYPDATAIWVRVESGSEDDVSIVEMGEWDNEIEHLEYYGLYLADGYEFNFGMASRHGHQGLENHVECQTPNESGTDITYNDDQWHHVVLVRDGVLSCKLYVDGVLMDSAVESGYEDDDIESDFMSFGYTLRYCNDGDEYPEDDDCYPAGADFDGDIASVIHWNGVDGDLDSIPFAEAEGAAEVEDLFYTNYGNNATRLHYKIEVIDTDGTPVEPEIIPLTKIELPFKDVVLGNFDDQGIWIDVDTTNGTDQKYHGDADDDDIVFFSANLTAHSTSIANLQIGERLKVTLDWNGFDEQNLPINIMFDDTTFIDGTGWTFPDGPTFLQTPEPDPRWPTFLSFGSQDPVTYRAFNEGPEGVWFTYGGTRLVLTSLDGLTSYGATPRYVNGSDASAEIDASRDSLYIPDQYYAEITFWPIQAPPDDNDSINPCSATCEVPNGDYDAALYLQGYDEAGETFKKTVNLGLVHIYGNP, from the coding sequence ATGAGTTCTCACCGAGGTTTAAGTGCTGTAGTTGGTACTGTATTTTTAGTCGCAGTGGTAATTGGAGCACTATCTTATGTTTCGTATAGTTTGGATGTGATGGGAAATTTCTCTGAATCATTAATTGTTGAAGAATCAAGACAAAGGGACAAACAAGCAGAATCTTTTACAATAGAATCTATTGATGTTACTGATGCATCTAAACTAGGTGGAGTCATAAAAAATACTGGTGAAATCCCATTAGAATTAACAACTCTTTGGATTGATGAACAAGGAGTAAATGATGTTGTCCAAAAATTTACTTTAAATGAAGAAATAGCTCCTGGAGGTACAGTTGACATTTCTAGTTTGGTTGACTATACAATGGATTCTGCCAAAGGCTATAACATGAAAGTTGTATCATCTCGAGGTGAAGTAAATTCCTTCACAGTAAATTCTTTAGCAGACGAAAATGTGTACATGAGTTTGACTGCTACTCCATCAGTTATCCCAAGTACGTTTACTTCTACACTTATCTATACTGTCGTAAATAATATGTCCAATGGAAATTATTTGTACAATTTAACACCCGTAATGAACGATACAAAACAAACTCTTGATGTAAGCTCTTCTGGACTTACTTATGATATGCTTAATGGTGGTAAACCTACTCCAGAATCCTATGAATCATTAGGTCCGGGTGAAGTTGCTATTTTTACCTATGAAATTCAACTTACTGGTGAGACAGATGGGGATCTACAATTATTTAATGTAACTTTGGCAAATGCAAATGAAGGGAATGAAGCATTAGCTAGTGTAGGGATTAGCACAGTTCCATTAGCAACTGATGCTGGTTCTGCACTGACATCTTTGGGACTCACTGAATCTGATTCAGACTTGACTGATGTTTTGTATTTTCATGAAGACACAACATTATCGCCAAATGGTGAATATACTATGGATGGTTCATCTCCAAATGCTGATGGCGAAACAGCATCTCCTAATGGAAATACCATGTCATTTATTTCAGCCCCTATGACTGCTGAAACAAATGTTCCAATTGGAGGATATAATGTAACTATGACTTATTATTCTAGTATTGTTCCACTCGGTTTTCCTGAACCCTCATTTGCATTTATGATGGATTGTTTTGAGTGTGGAGATACTGGTGATAATGAAATTGCAGACAGTATGGGTGCCTTTGGCAATCAAGGAATGGACTCTGGTGGCGGACATCCTGAATTTTTTGACACTGGAGGACCTGATGGGGATGGGTATTATCATTTTGATGATGATGATGATGATTACTTTTGGGATGAGTGGGGGTTTGGAGGTTCAGCAGCCGATGTTGGTAACTATCCAGATGCTACTGCAATTTGGGTGAGAGTAGAAAGTGGTTCAGAGGATGATGTTTCGATTGTAGAGATGGGTGAATGGGATAATGAAATAGAACATTTAGAATATTATGGACTTTACCTTGCTGATGGATATGAGTTTAATTTTGGTATGGCATCTAGACACGGCCATCAGGGGTTAGAGAATCACGTCGAGTGTCAAACTCCAAATGAATCAGGAACTGATATTACATACAATGATGATCAATGGCATCACGTAGTTTTGGTAAGAGATGGTGTGCTCAGTTGCAAATTATATGTTGATGGTGTTCTAATGGATAGTGCTGTTGAATCAGGCTATGAGGATGATGACATAGAGTCTGATTTTATGTCATTTGGATACACACTGAGATATTGTAATGATGGAGATGAATATCCAGAAGATGATGACTGTTATCCCGCAGGCGCTGATTTTGATGGAGATATTGCATCTGTAATACATTGGAATGGAGTAGATGGTGATCTTGATAGTATTCCATTTGCAGAAGCAGAGGGTGCTGCTGAAGTAGAGGATCTATTCTATACAAATTATGGAAATAATGCTACTAGGTTACACTATAAGATAGAGGTAATTGATACTGATGGAACTCCTGTTGAACCTGAAATAATCCCATTAACAAAAATAGAACTACCTTTCAAAGACGTTGTACTGGGCAATTTTGATGATCAGGGAATCTGGATTGATGTTGATACAACTAATGGCACTGATCAAAAATATCATGGAGATGCTGATGATGACGATATAGTTTTCTTCTCTGCCAATCTGACTGCACATTCTACTAGTATTGCCAATTTACAAATAGGTGAGAGATTAAAAGTAACATTGGATTGGAATGGATTTGATGAACAAAATCTACCCATCAACATAATGTTTGATGATACAACTTTTATCGATGGAACTGGGTGGACTTTTCCTGATGGACCAACATTCCTACAAACTCCAGAACCTGATCCTAGATGGCCTACTTTTCTTAGCTTTGGTTCTCAAGACCCAGTAACATATCGTGCATTCAATGAAGGTCCTGAAGGAGTCTGGTTCACTTACGGTGGTACTAGGCTAGTTTTGACATCTTTAGATGGTTTAACGTCCTATGGGGCTACTCCACGCTATGTAAATGGCTCAGATGCGAGTGCAGAAATTGATGCATCACGAGATAGTCTGTATATTCCAGATCAATATTATGCTGAAATTACATTTTGGCCTATTCAAGCTCCTCCTGATGACAATGATTCAATTAATCCTTGTTCAGCTACATGTGAAGTTCCAAATGGTGACTATGATGCAGCACTGTATTTACAAGGGTATGATGAGGCAGGAGAGACTTTCAAGAAAACAGTAAATCTGGGCTTGGTGCACATTTATGGTAATCCCTAA
- a CDS encoding thermonuclease family protein gives MISKISIVVLLCSIPLMFIILTPQTALDCTGNALCLKGKITNVVDGDTIDVGETRVRLALTSTPELNDLGGIESKIFVEEKCPINSEVLIDEDDGQIEGSYGGVIAKVYCQGVLLNEEILEKGHGEIKTIHCFDSEFKEESWAKKFGC, from the coding sequence ATGATTTCTAAAATTTCAATTGTGGTCTTATTGTGCAGCATTCCATTAATGTTCATAATACTAACACCCCAAACAGCTCTAGATTGTACAGGGAATGCCCTATGTCTAAAGGGAAAAATCACGAATGTTGTTGATGGAGATACAATTGATGTGGGAGAAACCAGAGTGAGATTAGCACTCACATCCACTCCAGAATTAAATGATTTAGGAGGTATAGAATCAAAGATTTTCGTTGAAGAAAAATGTCCAATTAATTCAGAGGTATTAATTGATGAAGATGATGGGCAAATTGAAGGAAGTTATGGCGGGGTAATAGCCAAAGTGTACTGCCAAGGAGTTTTACTTAATGAGGAAATTTTAGAAAAAGGGCACGGAGAGATTAAAACAATTCATTGTTTTGACAGTGAATTCAAGGAAGAATCCTGGGCTAAGAAGTTTGGATGTTAG